The proteins below are encoded in one region of Diceros bicornis minor isolate mBicDic1 chromosome 14, mDicBic1.mat.cur, whole genome shotgun sequence:
- the TFEB gene encoding LOW QUALITY PROTEIN: transcription factor EB (The sequence of the model RefSeq protein was modified relative to this genomic sequence to represent the inferred CDS: deleted 1 base in 1 codon) — MASRIGLRMQLMREQAQQEEQRERMQQQAVMHYMQQQQQQQQQQQQLGGPPTPAINTPVHFQSPPPVPGEVLKVQSYLENPTSYHLQQSRDQKVREYLSETYGNKFAAHISPAQGSPKPLPAASPGVRPGHVLSSSAGNSAPNSPMAMLHIGSNPEREFDVIDNIMCLDNVLGFINPETQMPNTLPLSSSHLNVYSGDPQVTASLVGVTSSSCPAELTQKRELTDAESRALAKERQKKDNHNLIERRRRFNINDRIKELGMLIPKANDLDVRWNKGTILKASVDYIRRMQKDLQKSRELENHSRRLEMTNKQLWLRIQELEMQARVHGLPTTSPSGMNMAELAQQVVKQELPSEEGPGEALLLGAEVPDPEPLPALPPQAPLPPPAQPPQPPSSFHHLDFSHSLSFGDGGDEGPPGYPEPLGPEHGSLFPNLSKKDLDLMLLDDSLLPLASDPLFSTMSPEASKASSRRSSFSMEEGDVL, encoded by the exons ATGGCATCGCGCATCGGGCTGCGCATGCAGCTCATGCGGGAGCAGGCGCAGCAGGAGGAGCAGCGGGAGCGCATGCAGCAGCAGGCCGTCATGCATTacatgcagcagcagcagcagcagcagcagcagcagcagcagctgggggGGCCGCCGACC CCGGCCATCAACACCCCCGTCCACTTCCAATCTCCGCCGCCTGTGCCCGGGGAGGTGCTGAAG gtgcagtcCTACCTGGAGAACCCCACCTCCTACCACCTGCAGCAGTCCCGGGACCAGAAGGTGCGGGAGTACCTGTCCGAGACCTATGGGAACAAGTTCGCAGCGCACATCAGCCCTGCCCAGGGCTCCCCGAAGCCCCTGCCCGCGGCCTCCCCGGGGGTGCGGCCGGGACACGTGCTGTCCTCCTCGGCCGGCAACAGTGCCCCCAACAGCCCCATGGCCATGCTGCACATCGGCTCCAACCCCGAGAGGGAG TTTGATGTCATCGACAACATTATGTGTCTGGACAACGTCCTGGGGTTCATCAATCCCGAAACTCAGATGCCCAACACG CTGCCCCTGTCCAGCAGCCACCTGAATGTGTACAGTGGCGACCCCCAGGTCACAGCCTCCCTGGTGGGCGTTACCAGCAGCTCCTGCCCCGCGGAACTGACCCAGAAGCGAGAGCTTACAg ATGCTGAGAGCCGGGCCCTGGCCAAGGAGCGGCAGAAGAAAGACAATCACAACCTGA TTGAAAGGAGACGGAGGTTCAACATCAACGACCGGATCAAGGAGCTGGGAATGCTGATCCCCAAGGCCAACGACCT GGACGTGCGCTGGAACAAGGGCACCATCCTCAAGGCCTCTGTGGATTACATCCGGAGGATGCAGAAGGACCTGCAGAAGTCCCGGGAGCTTGAGAACCACTCGCGGCGCCTGGAGATGACCAACAAGCAGCTCTGGCTCCGCATCCAG GAGCTGGAGATGCAGGCTCGAGTGCACggcctccccaccacctccccgTCGGGCATGAACATGGCCGAGCTGGCCCAGCAGGTGGTGAAGCAGGAGCTGCCCAGTGAGGAGGGCCCGGGGGAGGCCCTGCTGCTGGGGGCCGAAGTCCCTGACCCTGAGCCACTGCCAGCTCTGCCCCCCCAGGCCCCGCTGCCCCCGCCAGCCCAGCCACCCCAGCCACCATCCTCATTCCACCACCTGGACTTCAGCCACAGCCTGAGCTTTGGGGACGGGGGCGATGAAGGGCCCCCAGGCTACCCCGAACCTCTGGGGCCAGAGCATGGCTCCCTGTTCCCCAACCTGTCCAAGAAGGATCTGGACCTCATGCTTCTGGACGACTCACTGctaccactggcctccgacccccttttctccaccatgtccCCTGAGGCCTCCAAGGCCAGCAGCCGCCGGAGCAGCTTCAGCATGGAGGAGGGCGATGTGCTGTGA